In [Leptolyngbya] sp. PCC 7376, a genomic segment contains:
- a CDS encoding CHASE2 domain-containing protein, with protein sequence MSQLVILNLGSGDLENGFPGIVAEIWERENEPPVRLVGSLPPRPNLQRLYYRWKAIYQSLLDLSRKNLDYRIELEPDESPNNISISEFNTLNRTLPQQLNIWLNSKGFGQLERRLRARLNSQENIHFIIQAEDKVLRLLPWHLWNLFKDFPNAEVGLSLPDYERASVQRTKIGTVRILAIFGSDEGINLDVDRQILDKLPNAEVSILTEPDLKRLNEYLWDERGWDILFFAGHSNTNFDSMKGYLGLHPGYSLSIGQLINSFKKAIEQGLQMAIFNSCDGMGLATELARLNIPQTIVMREPVPDIVAHEFLKDFLTLFSNGLPLYRAVRQAREKLVGLKDSFPCADWLPVVCQNPTQPPATWLSLLRSMKAELTLPSNVLREEHTDSLVTLVFTDLENSTLLKSSLPGKDITEKNHIYYEKFLLPHRRYISEGISEYGGRVVETEGDGHFLVFGSAIKAAQWSIKLQEDYRLKPIHTPLDRLKVRIGIHTGKPIKDGSGYSGQEVDKAARILGFAHGEQILLSQMTSLLIQDSKVKDLDTFTHPPVFLKGIGNEVLTELLYLDKQPNIPRRPYDSLSNLLSIGVATLASIAVVAMRLTGLLQPLELNAYDQLMRIRPIENPDTRFVIIEITKDDVESQDLLDRQKGSLGDKSLDKLLRKINQAQPNIVGLDIYHELKVEEDYPYLAEQFRNNVNLIPVCQGTSGPNQSGINPPQEIPEGILVNRVGYSNFVYDGSDGKLRRALVASRFDTTNSSLCKVYFSFSYLIAYRYLVDKGFEFDFHEERGVLVSDEKIFSPMKLFSGGYYSFDNYGYQIPINFRSREDLKDITLDYLTLTEALDHPSLEEVIHDKIVLIGTTDLSFGDYHRTPFSKGFIGRDASTPGVVLHAHMASQLISAVIDDRPIIWWWNELYEVVWILSWGLISAYISIQSMPWLKQKLSILILSISLGLICYITLLYGGWLPFVPALLSIILASSLVSRRQKILENFTKIKNIKLI encoded by the coding sequence ATGAGTCAGCTTGTTATTTTGAACTTAGGTTCTGGTGATTTAGAAAATGGTTTTCCAGGTATCGTCGCAGAAATTTGGGAAAGAGAGAACGAGCCACCAGTCAGACTCGTTGGCTCCCTACCTCCTCGCCCTAATCTTCAGAGACTTTATTATCGCTGGAAAGCTATTTATCAATCACTTCTAGATTTATCTCGCAAAAATCTAGACTATAGAATTGAGTTGGAACCTGATGAGAGCCCTAATAATATATCTATCTCAGAATTTAATACACTAAACCGAACATTACCTCAACAACTGAATATATGGCTAAATTCAAAAGGGTTTGGTCAGTTAGAGCGTCGACTAAGAGCAAGGCTTAATTCACAGGAAAATATACACTTCATTATTCAGGCTGAAGATAAGGTCTTGAGGTTGTTACCTTGGCACTTATGGAATCTATTTAAAGATTTCCCTAATGCAGAAGTCGGCTTAAGTTTGCCAGACTATGAACGAGCATCCGTTCAGCGAACAAAAATAGGTACAGTGCGGATTTTAGCTATTTTTGGTAGTGATGAAGGGATTAATCTCGACGTAGATCGCCAAATTCTCGATAAGCTTCCCAATGCTGAAGTCAGTATTCTCACTGAACCAGATCTCAAGAGATTAAATGAATATCTTTGGGATGAGAGAGGGTGGGATATTCTTTTCTTTGCTGGGCACAGCAATACTAACTTTGACAGTATGAAAGGCTATCTGGGCCTTCATCCTGGTTACAGTCTTTCGATTGGACAGCTTATCAATAGTTTTAAAAAAGCGATTGAACAAGGTTTACAAATGGCGATTTTTAATTCATGTGATGGCATGGGGCTTGCTACAGAATTAGCAAGATTAAACATCCCTCAAACCATCGTCATGCGAGAACCGGTGCCAGATATTGTGGCCCATGAGTTCCTTAAAGATTTTCTTACTTTGTTTTCTAATGGCCTGCCTTTATATCGAGCAGTTCGTCAAGCTAGAGAAAAATTAGTTGGATTAAAAGATTCTTTTCCTTGTGCAGACTGGCTTCCTGTCGTTTGTCAAAATCCCACTCAACCTCCAGCAACATGGCTGAGTCTACTGAGAAGCATGAAAGCAGAATTAACTTTGCCCTCTAATGTTTTAAGAGAAGAGCATACTGATAGTTTGGTGACATTAGTGTTTACTGATCTCGAAAATTCAACGTTACTGAAATCATCATTACCAGGGAAAGACATTACAGAAAAGAATCACATCTACTATGAAAAGTTTTTGCTACCACACCGTCGTTATATATCTGAAGGCATATCTGAATATGGTGGACGAGTAGTGGAGACTGAGGGTGATGGTCATTTTTTGGTATTTGGTAGTGCAATTAAAGCAGCTCAGTGGTCAATCAAACTACAAGAAGATTATCGTCTCAAGCCTATCCATACTCCACTGGATAGATTGAAGGTACGGATTGGCATTCATACTGGAAAACCTATTAAAGATGGCTCAGGATATAGCGGACAGGAAGTTGATAAAGCTGCTCGAATTTTAGGATTTGCCCACGGAGAGCAAATACTTTTATCCCAGATGACTAGTCTACTGATACAAGATTCAAAGGTTAAAGATTTAGATACATTCACTCATCCTCCCGTATTTTTAAAAGGTATCGGTAATGAAGTATTGACTGAGCTTTTGTATCTTGATAAGCAGCCTAATATTCCTCGAAGGCCATATGATTCTTTATCTAATCTTTTGAGCATTGGTGTGGCTACTCTGGCCAGTATTGCTGTTGTTGCCATGCGTCTTACTGGACTACTTCAGCCACTGGAACTTAATGCTTATGACCAGCTCATGAGAATCCGACCTATTGAAAATCCAGATACTCGTTTTGTAATCATAGAAATAACAAAAGATGATGTTGAAAGCCAAGATCTCCTAGATAGACAGAAAGGGTCTTTAGGAGATAAGTCATTGGATAAGCTACTAAGAAAGATCAATCAAGCTCAACCAAATATTGTCGGTCTAGATATTTACCATGAGCTTAAAGTCGAAGAAGACTATCCTTATTTAGCTGAACAATTTAGAAATAATGTTAATTTGATTCCAGTTTGCCAGGGAACATCGGGACCAAACCAAAGTGGGATTAATCCTCCACAAGAAATTCCAGAAGGAATTTTAGTTAATAGAGTGGGATATAGCAATTTTGTTTATGATGGATCGGATGGAAAACTTAGAAGGGCTTTAGTTGCGAGTAGATTTGACACAACTAACTCTTCATTATGTAAGGTTTATTTCTCCTTTAGTTATCTTATTGCTTATCGTTATTTAGTGGATAAAGGTTTTGAATTTGATTTTCATGAAGAGAGAGGTGTTTTAGTAAGTGATGAGAAAATATTTTCTCCAATGAAACTATTTAGTGGAGGTTATTATTCATTTGATAATTATGGATATCAAATCCCAATAAATTTCAGATCCAGAGAAGATTTAAAAGATATTACACTAGATTATTTGACTTTAACTGAAGCTTTAGATCATCCAAGCTTAGAGGAAGTAATTCATGACAAAATTGTACTGATTGGAACTACTGACTTAAGTTTTGGTGACTACCATAGAACCCCTTTCAGTAAAGGCTTTATTGGTAGAGATGCATCAACTCCGGGTGTGGTATTACATGCTCATATGGCTAGTCAGTTAATTAGTGCAGTGATAGATGATCGGCCAATAATATGGTGGTGGAATGAATTATATGAAGTTGTATGGATCTTAAGCTGGGGTCTGATCAGTGCATATATCTCTATACAATCAATGCCTTGGCTGAAACAGAAATTGTCAATATTAATTTTATCAATCTCTCTTGGATTGATTTGTTACATAACCTTGTTATATGGTGGCTGGCTTCCATTTGTTCCGGCACTTCTATCGATCATCCTAGCTTCTTCACTCGTATCGCGAAGACAGAAAATACTGGAAAACTTTACAAAAATAAAAAATATCAAGTTGATTTAG
- a CDS encoding DUF1822 family protein: MLTDSDFLQEYITLPITEQALEYARNFAALQLESEQSKRVFKNTLTVFIVKKYFDILGIASNLVQCESWHPLFQMSGDFADLEIVGKGKLECRPIDNQDNCLRVPFDSQTGRIGYLAVQIDEEEKVLHLLGFTDSLDGEEIAVDKLDPIENFIPYILQASPIVRLDEWLNDKFDVSWQSTEKILYNVAPNSARYSDHRIVSRVKKLKWSKTSELPTILLLVMLSSEEEEVYKIRIQLHSHMTTPSKPLPQGSVKSDYRFISSTKQHLPANMQLSLLSEDNEVLQTVTTRTNPPDDWIQLNQIRCNAFEKFSIEIKLLGEVITQEFII, translated from the coding sequence ATGCTTACTGACTCCGATTTCCTCCAGGAATATATTACTCTTCCAATTACTGAACAAGCATTAGAATATGCAAGAAATTTTGCGGCTCTCCAACTTGAGTCTGAGCAATCTAAACGAGTTTTTAAAAATACTCTCACTGTATTTATAGTGAAAAAGTATTTCGATATCTTAGGGATTGCCTCAAATTTAGTTCAATGCGAAAGTTGGCATCCACTATTTCAGATGTCAGGTGATTTTGCAGATTTAGAAATTGTAGGAAAAGGAAAACTAGAATGTCGTCCGATTGACAATCAAGATAACTGTTTAAGAGTACCTTTTGATTCTCAAACTGGACGTATTGGATATCTCGCTGTCCAGATAGACGAGGAAGAGAAAGTTCTTCATCTTTTGGGTTTTACTGACTCTCTAGATGGTGAAGAAATTGCCGTAGATAAACTTGACCCAATCGAGAATTTTATCCCGTACATACTACAGGCTAGCCCAATTGTCAGATTAGATGAGTGGCTGAATGATAAATTTGATGTTTCATGGCAATCAACCGAAAAAATACTATATAATGTAGCGCCAAACTCTGCTCGTTATTCAGATCATCGTATTGTTTCTCGTGTAAAAAAACTCAAATGGTCTAAGACATCCGAACTACCGACTATCCTATTACTCGTTATGTTGAGTTCAGAAGAAGAGGAAGTTTATAAAATTCGGATACAGTTACATTCTCATATGACCACTCCTTCAAAGCCTTTGCCTCAAGGCTCAGTCAAGTCAGACTATAGATTCATTTCTTCTACTAAGCAACACCTTCCTGCAAATATGCAACTTTCACTACTTTCAGAAGATAATGAAGTGTTGCAAACAGTGACAACAAGAACAAATCCACCTGATGATTGGATACAACTTAATCAGATCCGTTGTAATGCTTTTGAAAAATTCTCAATTGAGATCAAACTTCTTGGTGAAGTAATTACTCAAGAATTCATTATTTAG
- a CDS encoding transposase produces MTGEEESSILPKAYSLDLRQKIVDAYERGGVSQSSLARQFGVAKSFVQKLLDQKRLTGSIAPKKRSQQTPPKLNEEHQTILRQLLTKKNDATLAELCDEMEKRTGLRVANSTMHRTLRRMGYSLKKNILSRP; encoded by the coding sequence TTGACTGGTGAGGAAGAAAGTAGCATCTTGCCGAAAGCCTACTCATTAGACTTAAGACAGAAAATAGTGGATGCCTACGAAAGGGGTGGTGTGAGTCAAAGTAGTCTTGCCCGACAATTTGGAGTGGCGAAAAGTTTTGTACAAAAGCTCCTCGACCAAAAACGACTGACAGGGTCGATTGCTCCGAAAAAACGAAGCCAACAAACACCTCCCAAATTAAACGAAGAGCATCAAACAATATTGCGCCAGTTGCTCACCAAGAAAAACGATGCGACGCTAGCGGAACTATGTGATGAGATGGAGAAACGCACTGGTCTCCGTGTGGCCAATAGCACCATGCATCGCACCTTAAGAAGAATGGGATATAGCCTCAAAAAAAACATTCTATCCAGACCTTAA
- a CDS encoding IS630 family transposase: MQQARYDFWQKMQATLAKNLIFIDESGVNLAMTRLRARSEKGKRAYSPKSSKRGKNVSLIGALGFKGMVANYHLLGSTDGLTFEAFISQKLIPNLWAGACVVMDNCSIHLGESVRTMIEAVGAKLIYLPPYSPDFSPIENCWSKLKSTLKSIGARTYLALDKAIEVAFSKITLDDIRCWFTHCCYCTSLD, encoded by the coding sequence GTGCAACAAGCCAGATATGATTTTTGGCAGAAAATGCAAGCGACTCTAGCGAAAAACTTGATTTTTATCGATGAATCGGGCGTGAACTTAGCCATGACAAGACTGAGGGCACGTTCTGAGAAAGGGAAACGAGCTTATAGTCCGAAATCCAGTAAACGAGGCAAGAATGTTTCTTTGATTGGAGCATTAGGCTTCAAGGGAATGGTCGCTAATTATCATCTGCTGGGGAGTACGGATGGATTAACCTTTGAAGCATTCATCAGCCAGAAGTTAATACCAAACTTATGGGCGGGAGCATGTGTGGTGATGGATAACTGTTCGATTCATTTAGGAGAGTCAGTACGCACAATGATTGAGGCCGTGGGAGCTAAGTTGATTTACCTTCCTCCCTATTCTCCAGATTTTTCACCCATTGAAAATTGCTGGTCAAAGTTGAAAAGTACCTTGAAAAGTATCGGGGCAAGAACTTATCTAGCTCTAGACAAGGCAATTGAGGTAGCTTTTTCCAAGATTACCCTTGATGATATTCGATGCTGGTTTACACATTGCTGCTATTGCACCTCACTCGACTAG
- a CDS encoding filamentous hemagglutinin N-terminal domain-containing protein → MNYFPSVIPGVITSISLSLISLPVLAQSIPDGTTLTDVLPNQMVQGDLAESITGGFSLNGSTIHSFRDFNIDLGQRVYFQNLVGIDNIIARITGNNGSNIFGTLGVDGGANLFLINPNGITFGVEASLDLRGSLFATTATDIELNDGSLLNISSAAPDALLSIDPNAIFPNALRNYQGSIQSFADLTINESQSLSLVADVVEMKMSGLGSQVGIQDETSFFFDKPVVKRH, encoded by the coding sequence ATGAACTATTTCCCAAGCGTAATACCCGGTGTAATTACTTCTATTTCTCTATCATTAATATCTCTACCTGTATTGGCGCAATCAATACCTGATGGGACTACACTAACTGATGTTCTGCCGAATCAGATGGTGCAAGGAGATTTGGCGGAATCTATTACCGGTGGCTTTTCGCTTAATGGCAGTACAATCCACAGTTTTCGTGACTTTAATATTGATTTAGGTCAACGAGTTTATTTCCAGAATCTTGTAGGTATTGACAATATTATTGCCCGTATAACTGGAAATAACGGTAGTAATATTTTTGGAACTCTCGGGGTTGATGGTGGTGCGAATCTATTTCTCATTAATCCCAATGGAATTACTTTCGGAGTAGAGGCTAGTCTAGATCTCCGGGGTTCTCTTTTTGCAACTACTGCAACAGATATCGAACTAAATGATGGCAGTCTGTTAAATATTTCAAGTGCTGCACCAGATGCACTACTCAGTATTGATCCAAATGCGATCTTCCCCAATGCACTCCGTAATTATCAAGGGAGTATCCAAAGTTTTGCTGATTTAACTATCAATGAAAGTCAAAGTCTCAGTTTGGTTGCTGATGTTGTAGAGATGAAAATGTCAGGATTGGGTAGCCAAGTTGGCATCCAAGACGAAACATCATTTTTCTTCGATAAGCCTGTTGTTAAGCGGCATTGA
- a CDS encoding IS6 family transposase, whose translation MDCPHCDSTRFSVLQRKTNLGYDRFQCKTCHRTYNERTATPFNFIEVPTDIVFEVLFCRIRYKLSYRDVAEFYLLRGFQFSHETVRDWEERFLPYFTEHIREKRRGKIGQVWFVDETYVQVSGRWCYLYRGIDQDGNLVDVRLSDKRDMAGTKAFFEMAREISGESPEQVFTDGLKSYPRAIDEELGKEVEHQVIGCQGNPVEQSHRGQKDRYYPTLGFGALESAQRFCQAFDEVNNVLRPRRQMGEVVSSSERRDRFLQRIEALHSIFNAA comes from the coding sequence ATGGACTGCCCTCATTGTGACTCGACAAGATTTTCAGTCCTACAACGAAAGACTAACCTTGGTTACGATCGCTTTCAGTGTAAAACTTGCCATCGCACCTATAACGAGCGCACTGCAACACCTTTCAATTTCATTGAAGTGCCTACAGACATCGTCTTTGAAGTTCTATTCTGTCGAATCAGATATAAACTCAGCTATCGCGATGTCGCTGAATTCTATTTGCTTCGTGGATTTCAATTCAGCCATGAAACTGTTCGGGACTGGGAGGAGCGTTTCCTGCCTTATTTCACCGAACACATTCGAGAAAAACGACGAGGAAAAATAGGGCAAGTCTGGTTTGTTGATGAAACTTATGTCCAAGTTTCTGGGCGATGGTGCTATCTATACCGTGGCATTGATCAAGATGGCAATCTTGTGGATGTGAGGCTCTCTGATAAACGGGACATGGCAGGGACTAAAGCCTTTTTTGAAATGGCCAGAGAGATATCAGGGGAAAGTCCCGAGCAAGTCTTTACTGATGGTCTTAAGTCATACCCCAGAGCCATTGATGAAGAATTAGGAAAAGAGGTGGAGCATCAAGTGATTGGCTGTCAGGGTAATCCAGTGGAGCAAAGTCATCGTGGCCAGAAAGACCGATATTATCCGACTCTTGGATTTGGAGCCTTGGAATCAGCCCAGAGATTCTGTCAGGCTTTTGATGAGGTGAATAATGTTCTGAGACCTCGTCGTCAAATGGGAGAAGTAGTGTCTTCGTCTGAACGAAGAGATAGGTTTCTCCAAAGAATCGAAGCATTACACAGCATTTTCAATGCCGCTTAA
- a CDS encoding SUMF1/EgtB/PvdO family nonheme iron enzyme, whose amino-acid sequence MMNYICLTARIFNKVNGATAGAAILFSERYLLTCSHVVLLSLGLKLNTQEKPEDLIELEFPCLDAIDKNDRFLRRYKAKVIIWYPTVSKIRDLKDIVVLELVNDNPKVVDRYIKLKAVNISSLIGRSVSAFGFPAGNNDGELAKGKIRGVTSNGLIQIDGETITGSRIQPGFSGTAIIDDKSQLLLGIAKRENARNPDSKVALMIPTSLLLRAWKPLEEYCEDDRIKELFDILRLEKSKEISINDLLDGLYNRILREKSDLKQLKDNDILLKDLEKRLFSLSQYSRDEYTELERFAIDLREIVCKLEPESRLAKKLDVWQKKYIDIKRNLWMTQNQRNSQNKVDIADGFIEVLNENKLLESSKTSEQKKELKTKILLEMAYIPAGNFVIGAPISDENSQDNERPQHAVSVSAFYIGRFPVTQEQWQEVASWNQVERKLDLLPSYFKGRSSKPVEKISWYDAKEFCARLSKKTGKEYRLPIEAEWEYACRSVDDFHTSLSSEFLSKQEEISFIQEWNEKFYQPYGYSNKDLKAIHCCSTSTVEVGGFPINNFGLYDMHGNLWEWCLDNWSESYREYSLNSQLLRNTSRQKVCRGGSWYSTFEACRSASRRYCNRDAKFGDIGFRVVCVLQKES is encoded by the coding sequence ATGATGAATTATATTTGTTTGACTGCAAGAATTTTTAATAAAGTTAATGGGGCGACTGCTGGCGCTGCTATTCTCTTTTCGGAGAGGTACCTTCTTACTTGTTCGCATGTAGTACTGTTGAGTTTAGGCCTAAAGTTAAACACTCAAGAAAAGCCAGAGGACTTAATTGAACTGGAATTCCCTTGTCTTGATGCCATAGATAAAAACGATAGGTTTTTGCGTCGATACAAAGCCAAAGTCATTATTTGGTATCCTACAGTGTCTAAGATTAGAGATTTAAAAGATATTGTAGTTTTAGAGCTAGTTAATGATAACCCAAAGGTCGTAGATCGCTATATCAAATTAAAAGCTGTTAATATTTCTAGCTTGATTGGACGTAGTGTTTCTGCTTTTGGTTTTCCTGCAGGTAATAATGACGGTGAACTGGCTAAAGGAAAGATTCGAGGTGTTACTAGTAATGGTTTAATCCAGATTGATGGAGAAACTATTACTGGTTCTAGAATTCAGCCTGGTTTTAGTGGTACCGCAATTATAGACGATAAAAGTCAGTTGCTTCTTGGTATTGCAAAGAGAGAAAATGCAAGAAATCCGGATTCCAAAGTCGCTTTGATGATACCAACATCATTGCTATTGAGAGCTTGGAAGCCTTTAGAAGAGTACTGTGAAGATGATCGAATAAAAGAATTATTTGATATACTTAGGCTGGAAAAATCTAAAGAAATTTCAATTAATGATTTGTTGGATGGGCTTTATAATCGAATACTTCGTGAAAAAAGTGATTTAAAGCAGTTAAAAGACAATGATATTTTGTTGAAAGATCTTGAAAAGCGACTATTTTCACTATCTCAATATTCAAGGGATGAGTATACAGAATTAGAACGATTTGCTATAGACCTAAGAGAAATAGTTTGTAAACTAGAACCAGAATCAAGACTAGCTAAAAAGTTAGATGTCTGGCAGAAAAAATATATTGATATTAAGAGAAATTTATGGATGACTCAAAATCAACGAAATTCTCAAAATAAAGTTGATATAGCAGATGGATTTATTGAAGTTTTAAACGAAAATAAACTGTTAGAAAGCAGTAAGACTTCTGAACAAAAAAAAGAGTTGAAGACAAAAATTTTATTGGAAATGGCTTACATTCCGGCAGGAAATTTTGTTATAGGAGCACCAATAAGTGATGAGAATAGCCAAGATAATGAAAGACCTCAGCATGCGGTAAGTGTATCAGCATTCTATATAGGGCGTTTTCCTGTGACTCAAGAGCAGTGGCAAGAAGTTGCTTCCTGGAATCAAGTTGAAAGAAAGTTAGATTTGCTCCCATCTTACTTTAAGGGTAGGAGTAGTAAACCAGTTGAAAAAATATCATGGTATGATGCGAAAGAGTTCTGTGCTCGGCTGAGTAAGAAAACAGGTAAAGAATATAGATTACCAATAGAAGCAGAATGGGAATATGCTTGCAGATCAGTTGATGATTTTCATACATCACTTTCTAGTGAATTCTTATCAAAACAAGAAGAAATATCTTTTATTCAGGAGTGGAATGAAAAGTTTTATCAGCCTTATGGATATTCCAATAAAGATCTAAAAGCTATTCATTGTTGCTCTACAAGTACCGTTGAAGTTGGGGGATTTCCGATAAATAATTTTGGCTTATATGATATGCATGGAAATCTATGGGAATGGTGTCTGGACAATTGGAGTGAAAGCTATAGAGAATACTCTCTTAATAGCCAGTTATTAAGGAATACAAGTCGTCAAAAAGTTTGTCGTGGGGGTTCTTGGTATAGTACTTTCGAAGCGTGTAGATCTGCATCACGCCGCTACTGTAATCGTGATGCTAAATTTGGTGATATTGGTTTTCGGGTTGTCTGCGTTCTCCAAAAAGAATCCTGA